A genomic segment from Lignipirellula cremea encodes:
- a CDS encoding peptidylprolyl isomerase: MDACKFAPSPRRWKRWASLALGIVAIAATCVAVRQFGRLGTASAQAPATHPASAPAPRSGRLPGGDVVSATQPTTLAIVNGEPISRQELAQECLRRYGHDVLEAMMNRYLIMNACQKHNANVTQEEVDAEINRMAQKFGLSTERYLGLLRDERNIEPAQYGRDIVWPTLALRKLAADRIVVSQEEINQTLESELGERVKVRMISVKDPQQAEQIRQMASTSPDDFGRFAKEYSQDPNSAASWGLIPPIRRHIGAKEVEEAVFALSPGQISQVVSLQGQYLIFRCEARIAASHIPPEHRRDAEQRIIDHLRDKKLRVAASEIFRTLQEETKPVNVMNDPQLAAQYPGVAAQVGGLRITIREVSDECVKRHGQDVLNGEINRKVLVQELARQGKTVPPQEIDAEIARAAVTFGYQAADGSPDVDGWLKHVTEPEGATVELYVRDAVWPTVALKLIVGEEVQITEEDLKKGFEANFGERVEVLAIVLPNMREAQKVWKLARDNPTDKFFGDLAEQYSVEPISKNNRGKVPPIQLHGGQPRVEEEAFRLRPGELSGIVSQGETHIILRCLGRTQPVVTDFEAVRSELHRDIHEKKMRLKMAEKFDQLTSGAQIDNYLAGTTQSPKGSEVANRSSLGRRVPFRQTSSQQ; encoded by the coding sequence ATGGACGCTTGCAAATTCGCTCCCTCCCCACGTCGCTGGAAACGCTGGGCTTCGCTTGCGCTGGGGATCGTCGCGATCGCGGCGACCTGTGTAGCCGTGCGACAATTCGGTCGACTCGGAACGGCCAGCGCCCAGGCCCCGGCCACGCATCCCGCTTCCGCTCCGGCGCCCCGGTCAGGTCGCCTGCCCGGCGGCGATGTGGTTAGCGCCACGCAGCCGACCACCCTGGCGATTGTTAATGGCGAACCGATTTCTCGACAGGAACTGGCGCAAGAATGCCTGCGTCGTTACGGGCACGATGTGCTGGAAGCGATGATGAATCGCTACCTGATCATGAACGCCTGCCAGAAACACAACGCCAACGTCACCCAGGAAGAAGTCGACGCCGAGATCAATCGTATGGCCCAGAAGTTTGGCCTGTCGACCGAGCGTTACCTGGGCTTGCTCCGCGACGAACGGAACATTGAACCGGCCCAGTACGGCCGCGATATTGTGTGGCCGACGCTGGCCCTGCGAAAGCTGGCCGCCGACCGCATTGTGGTCAGCCAGGAAGAGATCAACCAGACCCTGGAATCGGAGCTGGGCGAACGGGTCAAAGTCCGCATGATCTCCGTCAAAGATCCGCAACAGGCCGAGCAGATTCGCCAGATGGCGTCCACCAGCCCCGACGATTTCGGCCGCTTCGCCAAAGAGTATTCCCAGGACCCGAACAGCGCCGCCTCGTGGGGTTTGATCCCGCCGATTCGCCGCCACATTGGCGCAAAAGAGGTGGAAGAGGCTGTGTTCGCTCTCAGCCCCGGTCAGATCTCGCAGGTCGTCTCGCTGCAGGGACAGTACCTGATTTTCCGCTGCGAAGCCCGCATTGCCGCTTCGCACATTCCGCCCGAACATCGTCGCGACGCGGAGCAGCGGATCATTGATCACCTGCGTGATAAAAAGCTCCGAGTGGCCGCCTCGGAAATTTTCCGCACCCTGCAGGAAGAAACCAAGCCGGTCAATGTGATGAACGATCCGCAATTGGCGGCCCAGTACCCGGGCGTCGCCGCCCAGGTGGGCGGACTGCGAATCACCATTCGCGAAGTCAGCGATGAGTGCGTCAAACGCCATGGACAGGACGTGCTCAACGGAGAGATCAACCGCAAAGTGCTTGTCCAGGAACTGGCCCGCCAGGGGAAAACCGTTCCGCCGCAAGAGATCGATGCTGAAATCGCCCGGGCGGCCGTTACGTTCGGCTACCAGGCCGCCGACGGCTCGCCCGATGTCGACGGCTGGCTGAAACATGTGACCGAGCCCGAAGGCGCCACCGTGGAACTTTACGTTCGCGACGCCGTTTGGCCGACCGTTGCTTTGAAGCTGATCGTCGGCGAAGAAGTACAGATCACCGAGGAAGACCTCAAGAAAGGCTTTGAAGCCAACTTTGGCGAGCGGGTCGAAGTCCTGGCGATTGTCCTGCCAAACATGCGGGAAGCCCAGAAGGTCTGGAAACTGGCCCGCGACAACCCGACAGACAAGTTCTTTGGTGATCTGGCCGAGCAGTACTCGGTCGAACCGATCTCCAAGAACAATCGCGGCAAAGTCCCCCCGATCCAGTTGCACGGCGGCCAGCCCCGCGTCGAAGAAGAGGCCTTCCGCCTGCGACCGGGCGAACTGTCCGGCATTGTTTCCCAGGGCGAAACGCACATCATCCTGCGTTGCCTGGGCCGCACCCAGCCGGTGGTGACCGACTTTGAAGCAGTCCGTTCCGAACTGCACCGCGACATCCACGAAAAGAAAATGCGGCTGAAAATGGCCGAAAAATTCGACCAGCTCACCAGCGGGGCCCAAATCGACAATTACCTGGCCGGCACCACGCAGTCCCCTAAAGGAAGCGAAGTGGCCAACCGCAGCAGCCTGGGTCGCCGCGTCCCGTTCCGCCAGACCAGCTCCCAGCAGTAA
- a CDS encoding TolC family protein produces the protein MTWTVFCRAGIWQTLPAGFFVCLLGCQTLHSLKGTAEPPPASLAPSSLAAAPEIARLPRIEGGEEAIVSAFPSRNRPSDDAIVRQVAWQQPGEAEAAPGDLPVLESTEVIPRPQALPAGGLTILALEEMAMRGNPSLAEARARVEAARGKWVQVGLLPNTELGYSGQQLGSNGQAEQNGVYLAQEFVRGGKLRLNREVVAQEIQKAEQAWATQQQRVQTDVRLNAYAVLVAQRRNEIADRLAEIARQSVETAEALQQAQEVSQLDVVRTRVELQTAELLLKNARNRYTAAWKQLTAVLGSPGLPPQPLQGNLEEVNGELDPEQVLARLIAQSPEMAAALIEVQRARWAVDRAIAEPSPNVDVQAIVQQDNGIGGTDANLQVSLPIPWLNRNQGGIRQAHAEVDAAARAVDRLELSFQERLASVFQRYASARNQVVDYSRKGGILENAGVALQYVRQGYQAGEVGYLDLITAQRTYSQTNLAYVEALGDLWAAKIEIDGLLLKGSLDTLASP, from the coding sequence ATGACCTGGACTGTTTTCTGTCGCGCTGGAATCTGGCAGACGTTGCCGGCCGGTTTCTTCGTTTGCCTGCTGGGGTGCCAGACGCTGCACTCCCTGAAGGGGACGGCCGAGCCTCCGCCTGCTTCGCTCGCCCCGTCTTCGCTTGCAGCCGCGCCCGAGATCGCACGCCTGCCGCGCATCGAAGGGGGCGAGGAAGCCATTGTTTCCGCGTTCCCCTCTCGGAACCGACCTTCCGATGACGCGATAGTGCGGCAAGTTGCCTGGCAGCAGCCAGGTGAAGCGGAGGCGGCGCCGGGCGATTTGCCGGTGCTGGAGTCGACCGAGGTGATACCGCGACCCCAGGCGTTGCCTGCTGGCGGACTGACGATCTTGGCGCTGGAAGAAATGGCGATGCGCGGCAACCCGTCGCTGGCCGAGGCCAGGGCCCGCGTCGAAGCGGCTCGCGGCAAATGGGTGCAGGTCGGCCTGCTGCCCAATACCGAGCTCGGCTACTCGGGACAACAGCTGGGCAGTAACGGCCAGGCGGAGCAGAACGGCGTTTATCTGGCGCAAGAGTTCGTCCGCGGCGGGAAACTTCGCCTTAACCGCGAAGTGGTCGCCCAGGAAATCCAGAAGGCCGAACAGGCCTGGGCAACACAGCAGCAACGGGTGCAAACCGATGTCCGGCTGAACGCCTACGCCGTGCTGGTGGCGCAGCGTAGGAACGAGATTGCGGATCGCTTGGCGGAGATTGCCCGGCAATCGGTGGAAACGGCCGAGGCGCTGCAGCAGGCTCAAGAAGTAAGCCAGCTGGACGTGGTCCGCACGCGGGTCGAACTGCAGACGGCGGAATTGCTGCTGAAGAACGCCCGGAATCGCTACACGGCGGCATGGAAGCAGCTGACGGCCGTGCTGGGTTCGCCAGGTTTGCCCCCGCAGCCGCTGCAGGGGAACCTGGAAGAGGTCAACGGCGAGCTGGATCCCGAGCAGGTGCTTGCCCGGTTGATTGCCCAGAGCCCGGAGATGGCGGCCGCCCTGATCGAGGTGCAACGGGCCCGGTGGGCCGTCGATCGAGCCATCGCGGAGCCGTCCCCGAACGTCGACGTCCAGGCGATCGTCCAGCAGGATAACGGCATCGGCGGGACCGACGCGAACCTGCAGGTCTCCCTGCCGATCCCCTGGTTGAACCGGAACCAGGGCGGCATTCGCCAGGCCCATGCCGAAGTCGACGCAGCGGCCCGTGCGGTTGATCGCCTGGAGTTGAGTTTCCAGGAACGACTGGCCAGCGTGTTCCAGCGTTACGCGAGCGCCCGGAACCAGGTGGTGGACTACTCCCGGAAAGGCGGCATCCTGGAGAACGCCGGCGTCGCCCTGCAGTATGTGCGGCAAGGCTACCAGGCCGGTGAAGTGGGGTATCTCGATCTGATCACGGCCCAGCGCACGTACAGCCAAACCAACCTGGCGTACGTAGAAGCCCTGGGCGATCTCTGGGCGGCAAAGATCGAAATCGACGGCCTGCTGCTCAAAGGCAGTTTAGACACGTTGGCGTCGCCGTGA